TTGGGGCCAAAAGCACGTTCCAGACAGCCTTTTATGAAACTGCAAGATGTGAGTCAAGCCCCCGAAAGAGTGCGCCAAGCCGTCATGGAGATCGCCGGATGGCTGACAACCACTCCGAATCCGGGTGAGGCGGTGGTTCGTCAGGCAATTGCGCTTCGGTTGTTGCAGGCATGCGGATTCGATATATGGAATCCGCAAACAGTCATTCCTGAAGAAACCGATAAGGCTGGCTTTCGCCCTGATCTGCGAATGGTGGCCGGAGAGCATGGGTTTGTGCTCGAACTGAAAGGAATGAATGTTGGGATACATGAAAAAGACTATTCTCAGGTGGCGAGCTACGCTGGTTTAAGGGGAATCCGCTGGGCGATGCTGACTGATGGCCGTGTATGGGTGGTGCTCGACGAACATCTGAAAGGCCCGTATCTGAAACGGGAAGTATTGAAACTCGAACTGAATCGGCAGGACGCTGCCCCGTTCGCAGAAGACATTACCCTGCTGCTTGACGAGCAGCGCTGGCGTTCCGGAACCTTTGAAGAGTCGCTGACACAGATTCTTGCTCGGCAGCAGCGGCGACAGGATGTGGCACAGGTCTTGAAGGAAAGCCGTCCTGTTGTCGAGAAAGTGCAGCGGGAATACGGCATCGGCACATTTGAAAACGCTGTCGCCGCTTCTCTCAAAATGGGCCTGATTACCGCAGCAGGGCGAGATAGTTTATTGGGCATCGGTACTAACCCCGATCAGCACGTCGAGAATACGAATTTGAAGCATGAAAAGACCCCTCAGATCAATCAGATCAGAACAGACACCAGAAAGGCGATCAAAAAAGTCCCCGTCGTTTTCTCTTATCGAGTAGAGGAGGCGACAGCTCAGGCTTTCTATTCTCCAGAAACGGGCCGGTGGATCGTGACATCGGGCAGCACGGTGGTGAGCGAAGTGAAATCGTATGCCAGAGGCGTTGCAAAGAGCCGGTCGAATCTGCTCGCAGCCGGAAAACTCGAACGTCTGGACGATGGACGTCTGCGCTTTACCCAGGATGTCGAGTATCTGTCTCCGAGTGCCGCAGCGGGCGACATTTCAGGCGGGGCCAAAAACGGTTGGGATGTCTGGAAAGATGAACACGGACGGTCTGCTCAATATCACCGCCCTCAGCAAAGCTAGACTCAGGCCATGATCCTTTCCGCTCATCCGCGTTCACCGGTCTATGCCCGGCGGGGCATGGTCGCCACCTCGCAGCCGCTGGCGTCTCAGGCGGGCCTGAGCATGTTGCAGGCGGGGGGCAACGCCGTCGACGCCGCCATCGCCACAGCGGCGGCCCTGACGGTTCTGGAGCCGACCAGCAACGGCATCGGCGGCGATAATTTCGCCCTGCTGTGGATGGACGGCGAGCTGCATGGTCTGAATGCCAGCGGCGCGGCTCCGGCGGCCCTGAGTCTCGACGCGTTGCCGGGCGGCACCATGCCGCGTCACGGCTGGCTTCCCGTGACGGTGCCGGGAGCGGTGCGCGGCTGGGCCGATCTGCACACTCGCTTTGGGCGGCTGCCCTTCGCGCAGGTGCTGGCTCCGGCGATTGACTACGCCCGGCACGGCTTTCCGCTCAGCCCGGTGGTGGCGCACAACTGGGCGCGGGCCATTCAGATCTACAGCACCCTCAAACTGCCCATTCTCGACGAATGGTTTGCCACCTTCGCGCCGCCCGGCTTTGTGCCCCGGCCCGGCGCGGTGTGGGCCAGCGAGCCGCACGCCGCCACGCTGGAGCGCATTGCCGCCAGCACGGGGCAGGACTTCTATGAAGGCGAACTGGCTGCCCGCATCGACCGGCACGCGGCAGAAACAGGCGGCCTGTTGCGGGCGTCCGATCTGGCGGCCCACCGCAGCGAGTGGGTGCAGCCCATCGGCACCGACTACCGGGGCCACCGCGTCTGGGAACTGCCGCCCAACGGTCAGGGCGTCACGGCGCTGATTGCGCTGGGCATTCTGAACGGGCTGGACCTGCCCGACGAGCGGGCTTCGGTGGAAAGCCTGCACCTTCAGATCGAGGCGATCAAACTGGCCTTCCGCGAGGCGCATACCCATGTGGCCGACCCGCACTATGCAGAGGTGCCGCTGGAACGGCTGCTGTCTTCGTTTCACCACGACGTACTGCGCTCGCGCATCGGCGAAACCGCCCTCGACCCGCACACCGATTCTCCGGGCGCGGGCGGCACCGTCTATCTGGCGACTGCCGACAGCGACGGCGGCATGGTCAGCTTCATCCAGAGCAACTACATGGGCTTTGGCAGCGGCGTGGTCGTGCCGGGAACAGGCATCGGGCTGCACAACCGGGGCCATAATTTCAGCCTCGACCCCCAGCATCCCAACGCGCTGGAGCCGGGCAAACGGCCCTATCACACCATCATCCCCGGCTTTCTGACCCGAGACGGCGCACCCGTCGGGCCATTCGGCGTGATGGGCGGTTTTATGCAGCCGCAGGGACATGTGCAGGTGATCGTGAATGCCCTGAGATATGGCCTGAACCCGCAGCAGGCGCTCGACGCTCCGCGCTGGCAGTGGCTGGATGGGCGGCGGGTGGAAGTCGAGCACGCGCTGGGTGCGGGTCTGAGCCGCGAGCTGGCGGCGCGGGGGCATGTGGTGTCGGTGCAGCTCGACCCCGGAGCCTTTGGGCGCGGGCAGGTCATCTGGCGCGATCCGCAGACGGGCGTGCTGGTGGGCGGTACGGAAGGGCGGGCCGATGGGCTGATCGCCGCATTTTAAGGAATCACCAACAGTCATGAATCTGCCACCTGACCCCCGCGACCCAACCGTTTCCCTTACATTCCCTGTGCCTCCTACACGCTTGAATACGGCTGTGAGTGCCCCCGACCTGTCTGCCGCCAACCGAAGTACCGAACCCTACGATCCGTTTTCGAATGGGCATGGATTCACGCCTAACGCGGTGGCTCCGGCTCAGGTGTCGTCCGACGCGCTGTGGCTGATTTTCAACGCCGACAGCCTGCTGCTTACGCCCGCGCTGGAGCTGCCAGCGACCCGGCCCGAAGGCGTGCAGGGCGACATCTATCTTGGCCAGCAGGACGGGCGGCAGGTCTGGGCGGCGCGGCTGGCGGAGCTGCCCGCAGACGGGTTCAAGTTTCATAGGTTGCGCGGCCTGTACGGGCGCATTTCCGACGCGCTGTGGCTGCTGGGCGGCTACGGCTATCAGATCGTGGAATGGGACAGAACGCACCACTACTGCGGCTACTGTGCCACCCCCACCGTGCGCGGCGACTCGGAGCGCGTGCGCCGCTGCCCCAACTGCGGCCTGAGCGTGTATCCGCGCCTCGCGCCTGCGGTCATGGTGCTGCTGACGCGCATGCACCAGGGGCGGCCTCAGATTCTGCTGTGCCGCTCTCCCCAGTTTCCGCCGGGCATGTACAGCGCCAACGCCGGATTCGTCGAGCCAAGCGAAACGGTGGAACACGCCGCCCACCGCGAGATGAAGGAAGAAACCAACCTCGACATCAAAAATCTGCGCTACTTCGACTCGCAGCCCTGGCCCTTTCCGCACAGCCTGATGCTGGCCTTTACCGCCGAGTACGTCAGCCCGGAAGAGGGGGGCGGCGAAATCGTGCCGCAGCCGGGCGAGATCGAGGAGGCCCGCTGGTTTTTCCACGACGAGTTGCCGCAGTTGCCGGGGCGGGCGAGCATTTCCAGAAGACTCATCGAATCGGTGGTGGGGGAGATTCGGGAAGGGGAATGACAGCGACAGGCGCTGCGCCCACTTCGTAAAGATCACTTCGTAGAGATCGGGGATGAGCTGCCTGTTTTCGGCAGGCAGCCTGACCAAGCGAGCGGCTCAGGGAAGTTGAGGGACAGCCAGAGCCTCCAACAGAAAGAGCCACCCACGAGCTTGCTCGCCCCGTGGGTGGCTCCTTCTCTTAAACATCATCAACATGCCAAGAACAGTTGTGCAGGAGGGTGGTTGCCGGAAGTTCGGCCCTGGCAGCTTTCTGCGCTACCTCGGCCCCCCACTCAGCGCCACTGTGACAGCCGTCAGCAGGGGCAGCAGCGCGGCCATCATCCAGACGGTCATGGCTCGCCCGCGTCCGGGCC
The nucleotide sequence above comes from Deinococcus ruber. Encoded proteins:
- the nudC gene encoding NAD(+) diphosphatase translates to MSAPDLSAANRSTEPYDPFSNGHGFTPNAVAPAQVSSDALWLIFNADSLLLTPALELPATRPEGVQGDIYLGQQDGRQVWAARLAELPADGFKFHRLRGLYGRISDALWLLGGYGYQIVEWDRTHHYCGYCATPTVRGDSERVRRCPNCGLSVYPRLAPAVMVLLTRMHQGRPQILLCRSPQFPPGMYSANAGFVEPSETVEHAAHREMKEETNLDIKNLRYFDSQPWPFPHSLMLAFTAEYVSPEEGGGEIVPQPGEIEEARWFFHDELPQLPGRASISRRLIESVVGEIREGE
- a CDS encoding gamma-glutamyltransferase family protein; amino-acid sequence: MILSAHPRSPVYARRGMVATSQPLASQAGLSMLQAGGNAVDAAIATAAALTVLEPTSNGIGGDNFALLWMDGELHGLNASGAAPAALSLDALPGGTMPRHGWLPVTVPGAVRGWADLHTRFGRLPFAQVLAPAIDYARHGFPLSPVVAHNWARAIQIYSTLKLPILDEWFATFAPPGFVPRPGAVWASEPHAATLERIAASTGQDFYEGELAARIDRHAAETGGLLRASDLAAHRSEWVQPIGTDYRGHRVWELPPNGQGVTALIALGILNGLDLPDERASVESLHLQIEAIKLAFREAHTHVADPHYAEVPLERLLSSFHHDVLRSRIGETALDPHTDSPGAGGTVYLATADSDGGMVSFIQSNYMGFGSGVVVPGTGIGLHNRGHNFSLDPQHPNALEPGKRPYHTIIPGFLTRDGAPVGPFGVMGGFMQPQGHVQVIVNALRYGLNPQQALDAPRWQWLDGRRVEVEHALGAGLSRELAARGHVVSVQLDPGAFGRGQVIWRDPQTGVLVGGTEGRADGLIAAF
- a CDS encoding DUF4357 domain-containing protein; amino-acid sequence: LGPKARSRQPFMKLQDVSQAPERVRQAVMEIAGWLTTTPNPGEAVVRQAIALRLLQACGFDIWNPQTVIPEETDKAGFRPDLRMVAGEHGFVLELKGMNVGIHEKDYSQVASYAGLRGIRWAMLTDGRVWVVLDEHLKGPYLKREVLKLELNRQDAAPFAEDITLLLDEQRWRSGTFEESLTQILARQQRRQDVAQVLKESRPVVEKVQREYGIGTFENAVAASLKMGLITAAGRDSLLGIGTNPDQHVENTNLKHEKTPQINQIRTDTRKAIKKVPVVFSYRVEEATAQAFYSPETGRWIVTSGSTVVSEVKSYARGVAKSRSNLLAAGKLERLDDGRLRFTQDVEYLSPSAAAGDISGGAKNGWDVWKDEHGRSAQYHRPQQS